One part of the Chloroflexota bacterium genome encodes these proteins:
- a CDS encoding acetyl ornithine aminotransferase family protein: protein MSETKREIPGPLAQQYVKRDAEVISPSYTRSYPFVMDHGRGSLVWDIDGNQFIDFTAGIAVNATGHCHPEVVQAIKDQADRFIHMSGTDFYYKVQIELAEKLNAIVPGREQKQVFFTNSGTEAVEAAFKLARYSTGCTRMIAFLGAFHGRSMGALSLTASKYVHRAGFSPLVPGVTHVPYGYCYRCAYNLEYPSCDVYCVKYIEDTLFRRLVSPEEVAAIFVEPIQGEGGYVVPPPLYHQRLRELTDKYDILLVDDEIQAGMGRTGKMFAIEHWGVEPDIVCIAKGIASGMPLGAMVASKRQMTWPSGAHGNTFGGNPISCAAALATIRLIEGGYMQNAARMGERLIEKLKHMQGKHSSIGDVRGLGLMIGVELVKDKDTKEPAVELRDAIVQNCFQMGLLILGCGMSTVRFMPALNVTADLVDEGLEIFERALTKAEEEI from the coding sequence ATGTCAGAAACAAAGCGGGAAATTCCTGGGCCTCTGGCTCAGCAGTATGTAAAGAGGGATGCCGAGGTCATTTCGCCATCGTATACAAGATCGTATCCTTTCGTGATGGATCATGGCAGAGGCTCTCTGGTATGGGATATAGATGGAAACCAATTCATCGACTTTACTGCAGGCATTGCGGTCAACGCTACCGGACATTGCCATCCCGAAGTAGTACAGGCAATCAAGGACCAGGCGGACAGGTTCATCCACATGTCTGGGACCGATTTTTACTACAAGGTGCAGATAGAGTTGGCTGAGAAACTCAATGCCATTGTGCCAGGACGAGAGCAAAAACAAGTCTTTTTCACCAATTCCGGTACGGAAGCGGTCGAAGCGGCGTTCAAGCTAGCGCGCTATTCCACAGGGTGCACACGGATGATTGCTTTTCTCGGAGCATTTCACGGACGCAGTATGGGTGCCCTGTCATTGACAGCATCTAAGTATGTGCATCGGGCAGGTTTTTCGCCTCTGGTGCCAGGGGTGACACACGTGCCCTATGGCTACTGTTACCGCTGTGCTTACAATCTCGAATACCCCTCTTGCGATGTCTATTGTGTGAAATACATTGAGGATACTCTTTTCAGGAGGCTTGTTTCTCCTGAAGAGGTAGCTGCCATCTTTGTTGAACCAATCCAAGGCGAAGGTGGGTATGTGGTTCCTCCGCCTCTCTATCATCAGCGGCTGCGCGAACTGACTGATAAGTACGACATTTTGCTCGTTGACGACGAGATACAAGCCGGCATGGGGCGCACGGGCAAAATGTTCGCCATTGAGCACTGGGGCGTGGAGCCGGATATCGTTTGCATTGCAAAGGGCATCGCCTCAGGGATGCCATTGGGAGCCATGGTGGCAAGCAAGCGTCAAATGACGTGGCCTTCTGGTGCACACGGCAATACTTTTGGAGGCAACCCCATCTCGTGTGCAGCGGCATTGGCAACGATTCGTCTCATCGAGGGAGGCTATATGCAAAACGCTGCCCGGATGGGTGAGAGGTTAATAGAAAAACTCAAACACATGCAGGGTAAACACTCCTCTATAGGTGATGTGCGGGGCCTGGGATTGATGATCGGCGTTGAGTTGGTCAAGGATAAGGATACGAAGGAACCCGCGGTAGAACTGCGCGATGCCATCGTGCAAAATTGCTTCCAAATGGGACTGCTGATCCTGGGTTGC
- a CDS encoding glycerate kinase, with protein MKLAQQPVAFELDLPGTATEHVVAIMEAALLAADPVEAVKRNVGLQGNTLRVGTASYELHRYEHIYVVGAGKASAAMALALEDILGERITAGWINVKDGYTAPTRRITIHEAGHPLPDVRSVEGTRQTVSLLKQAEATDLVFCLISGGGSALMTLPVDGISLSDIELLTQALLRSGATITEMNTVRKHLSQVKGGQLARLAYPAQVISLILSDVIGSPLDVIASGPTSPDPTTFAQAYEVLQKYHLLQDVPDSIVRHLQQGMEGQIPETPKAQDEAFGRVQNLVIASNEHAAHAALDRARQVGLNSLLLSTFVEGEAREVAKVFAAIAREIVHSGQPVSRPACIIAGGETTVSVRGQGLGGRNQELALAATPLIAGLDKVAIISLGTDGTDGPTDAAGAIATGSTISRAAQKGLSVASYLANNDAYHFFQILGDLFITGPTNTNVNDLIFVFAF; from the coding sequence ATGAAACTTGCGCAACAACCTGTTGCATTCGAACTTGACTTGCCAGGCACAGCAACCGAGCATGTAGTGGCCATCATGGAGGCAGCGCTTCTGGCAGCAGACCCAGTCGAAGCAGTGAAACGCAATGTCGGCCTGCAGGGAAATACTCTGCGTGTTGGCACTGCATCTTATGAACTGCACAGGTACGAGCACATCTACGTCGTGGGAGCAGGCAAGGCAAGTGCCGCCATGGCCTTGGCCTTGGAGGACATCCTGGGCGAGCGCATCACGGCAGGCTGGATAAATGTCAAGGATGGCTACACAGCACCGACGCGTCGGATTACTATCCATGAAGCTGGCCACCCGCTTCCTGATGTGCGCAGCGTAGAGGGTACCCGCCAAACGGTCTCCTTGCTGAAGCAGGCAGAGGCAACAGATTTGGTATTCTGTCTCATTTCTGGCGGTGGTTCTGCCTTGATGACATTGCCTGTGGATGGCATCTCTCTCAGTGATATCGAGCTCTTGACTCAGGCTCTGTTGCGCAGTGGTGCTACCATCACCGAAATGAACACCGTTCGGAAACACCTGTCTCAGGTCAAGGGCGGTCAGCTTGCCAGACTCGCTTATCCGGCACAAGTCATTTCCCTGATCCTCTCTGATGTCATTGGCAGTCCTTTGGATGTCATCGCTTCAGGGCCGACAAGCCCTGACCCCACGACATTCGCCCAGGCTTATGAGGTGTTACAGAAATACCACTTGCTCCAGGACGTGCCTGATTCAATTGTGCGTCATCTTCAGCAAGGCATGGAAGGACAGATCCCTGAAACACCCAAAGCGCAGGATGAAGCCTTTGGTCGCGTACAGAACCTAGTCATCGCCAGCAACGAACACGCCGCTCACGCAGCTCTGGACAGGGCACGCCAGGTCGGCCTGAACAGCCTGCTTCTGTCAACGTTTGTCGAGGGTGAAGCACGAGAGGTGGCCAAGGTCTTTGCTGCCATAGCCAGAGAGATTGTTCACTCCGGCCAGCCAGTATCCCGCCCCGCTTGCATAATTGCTGGAGGGGAGACCACGGTTTCTGTGCGTGGTCAAGGCCTTGGCGGACGGAATCAGGAATTGGCCTTGGCAGCAACACCGCTCATCGCTGGTTTGGACAAGGTGGCCATTATTTCACTGGGTACGGATGGTACGGATGGACCAACCGATGCTGCCGGTGCAATCGCTACAGGCAGCACAATCAGCCGGGCGGCTCAAAAAGGACTATCAGTTGCCAGCTATCTAGCTAATAACGATGCCTATCACTTTTTCCAGATTCTGGGAGATTTGTTTATTACCGGTCCCACCAATACGAACGTAAATGATCTTATCTTTGTCTTTGCATTTTAG
- the pyk gene encoding pyruvate kinase, with product MLRTKIVCTIGPASRSPEMLREMIASGMNVARLNFSHGDQDYHAENIARIRKASEEVGKPVAILTDLQGPKLRVGEMEGEGILLSEGEEVILTIRPIAGHAGEIPVQYSALPRLVQPGDRILMDDGLLEVVVLSSTETDIRCKVITGGLLQSNKGMNLPRAHTSIPAITEKDKKDLAFALEHHVDWIALSFVRNANEVIALQELIQRQCAFGRPTPVIAKIEKPEAMKNIDAIIAAADGIMVARGDLGIEASPEEVPMMQKEIIKKCNEAGVPVITATQMLESMIHNPRPTRAEASDVANAILDGTDAIMLSGETAIGRYPLEALHIMVKIAQRTEAEILRTAKFFSVPPPKTKSIAEAVSHATCETARDLDAAAIITPTVSGYTAHMVAKYRPHMPIVAVTPSPMVQRQLCLYWGVYPLLAPRTANTDQMLADAIHAAREHGYVQPGELIVATGGAAGSAPGTTNLIKVQEVERILATGVGIGSSRVQGQLKLIRDILPNPQDITSSDILVVRRTTREHVPLARRAGGLIVEEGGMDSHAAQMALELGLTAIIGAQGALSSLQDGQIVTLDPIHGRVYEGRMEM from the coding sequence ATGCTGCGCACTAAAATTGTATGTACTATTGGTCCTGCCAGCCGCTCACCAGAGATGCTCAGGGAGATGATTGCCAGCGGCATGAATGTAGCACGCCTCAATTTCTCCCATGGGGATCAGGATTACCATGCAGAGAACATAGCGAGGATCCGCAAGGCATCAGAGGAAGTGGGAAAACCAGTAGCCATCCTCACCGATCTACAAGGTCCAAAGCTGCGCGTTGGCGAGATGGAAGGCGAGGGTATCCTGCTAAGCGAAGGTGAAGAGGTCATCCTAACCATAAGGCCTATCGCGGGGCACGCGGGAGAAATCCCCGTACAGTACAGTGCATTGCCCAGACTCGTTCAGCCAGGCGATCGCATCTTGATGGATGACGGGCTTTTGGAGGTAGTGGTCCTCAGTTCTACAGAGACGGATATTCGCTGCAAGGTCATCACTGGAGGGCTGCTACAGAGCAACAAGGGCATGAATTTACCCCGTGCCCATACTAGCATCCCGGCTATCACGGAGAAGGACAAAAAAGACCTCGCCTTTGCGTTAGAACACCACGTGGATTGGATCGCATTATCCTTCGTGCGGAACGCGAATGAAGTGATAGCCTTACAAGAGCTCATCCAGCGTCAATGCGCTTTTGGACGCCCTACGCCTGTCATTGCCAAAATCGAAAAACCCGAAGCAATGAAGAATATCGATGCTATCATTGCAGCAGCAGATGGCATCATGGTCGCGCGGGGAGATCTGGGTATAGAGGCCTCGCCAGAAGAAGTCCCAATGATGCAGAAAGAAATCATCAAAAAGTGCAACGAAGCAGGAGTGCCGGTTATCACCGCTACGCAGATGCTCGAATCCATGATCCACAATCCGCGTCCCACGCGTGCTGAAGCCAGCGATGTGGCCAATGCTATACTGGATGGTACGGATGCTATCATGCTCTCCGGTGAAACAGCCATAGGGCGCTATCCATTGGAAGCCCTGCACATCATGGTGAAAATTGCCCAACGCACTGAAGCCGAGATATTACGAACGGCCAAGTTTTTCTCGGTGCCACCGCCAAAGACAAAAAGTATTGCAGAAGCAGTGAGCCATGCTACTTGCGAGACAGCTCGAGATTTGGATGCGGCGGCGATTATTACCCCTACGGTATCCGGATACACCGCCCATATGGTAGCGAAATACCGGCCCCACATGCCTATTGTTGCAGTTACGCCCAGCCCTATGGTGCAAAGACAACTCTGTCTGTATTGGGGTGTTTATCCCTTACTGGCGCCCAGGACAGCGAATACCGATCAGATGCTTGCTGATGCTATTCATGCAGCAAGAGAGCATGGATATGTCCAACCTGGTGAACTCATCGTGGCTACAGGAGGAGCAGCAGGCAGTGCTCCAGGTACCACAAATCTGATTAAGGTCCAGGAGGTAGAACGCATCCTGGCCACCGGTGTGGGAATCGGGAGCAGTAGAGTCCAGGGACAGCTCAAGTTGATTAGGGATATTCTGCCTAATCCCCAGGATATAACCTCTTCGGACATCCTGGTTGTGCGACGCACCACGCGGGAACACGTTCCTCTGGCACGTCGCGCAGGAGGACTGATCGTAGAGGAAGGCGGAATGGATTCACACGCAGCGCAGATGGCCCTGGAGCTGGGTTTGACCGCGATCATCGGTGCGCAGGGCGCTCTGTCCTCGCTGCAGGATGGCCAAATCGTCACATTGGACCCGATCCATGGCAGAGTTTACGAAGGTCGTATGGAAATGTAG